Proteins from a genomic interval of Arachis hypogaea cultivar Tifrunner chromosome 10, arahy.Tifrunner.gnm2.J5K5, whole genome shotgun sequence:
- the LOC112717825 gene encoding bark storage protein B — MSNVSWGDSFDNLLNRIWYQPEEVFPVDGIPEQRQHALWVPVDYNYYQIATRLKKLKLDACINSTTCLSTTPKVEMVERGASASIYIDNAAYRSFIYKKFHVTPVEMESASVALICLQQRVPFIVIRALSDLAGGGSSDSNEADIFAPLAATNSVKVVIEFIKLLPSKSPKWSPM; from the exons ATGTCAAATGTAAGTTGGGGAGATTCATTTGATAACCTTCTAAACAGAATATGGTACCAACCAGAAGAGGTATTTCCAGTTGATGGAATTCCAGAACAAAGGCAACACGCTCTCTGGGTTCCTGTTGATTATAATTACTACCAAATTGCTACCAGGCTGAAG AAGTTGAAACTTGATGCATGCATAAACTCAACAACATGCTTGTCCACAACACCAAAAGTGGAAATGGTTGAAAGAGGAGCAAGTGCAAGCATATACATAGACAATGCAGCATATAGAAGCTTCATCTACAAGAAGTTCCATGTCACCCCGGTGGAGATGGAAAGTGCATCGGTGGCACTCATTTGCCTCCAACAAAGGGTCCCTTTCATTGTCATTAGGGCTCTCTCCGACCTGGCCGGCGGCGGCTCCTCCGACTCCAATGAGGCCGACATATTTGCGCCGCTTGCTGCCACCAATTCGGTTAAGGTCGTTATTGAGTTTATCAAGCTTTTGCCATCAAAAAGCCCTAAGTGGTCGCCCATGTAA